One window from the genome of Chroococcidiopsis sp. TS-821 encodes:
- the rplO gene encoding 50S ribosomal protein L15: protein MRLTDPKPQAGSKKRRRRVGRGISAGQGASAGLGMRGQKARSGSSTRPGFEGGQQPLYRRIPKLKGFPIVNRKRYTTINVEKLASLPANTEVNLASLREAGILTAVQGPLKILGNGEINVPLRVQAAAFTKQAREKITAAGGNCEVLDSK, encoded by the coding sequence ATGAGACTAACTGATCCTAAGCCTCAAGCAGGCTCAAAAAAACGCCGCCGTCGTGTTGGTCGCGGTATTTCGGCAGGTCAAGGAGCAAGTGCTGGTCTAGGTATGCGCGGGCAAAAAGCTCGTTCTGGTAGCAGTACCAGACCAGGCTTTGAAGGTGGTCAACAACCTTTGTATCGACGCATTCCCAAACTCAAAGGCTTTCCGATCGTTAATCGTAAGCGGTACACTACGATCAATGTAGAAAAGCTGGCATCACTTCCGGCTAACACAGAAGTCAATCTAGCTTCGTTACGCGAAGCCGGTATTCTTACTGCTGTACAGGGACCGTTAAAAATTTTGGGAAACGGGGAAATTAATGTTCCCTTGCGAGTCCAAGCTGCAGCTTTCACTAAGCAGGCGCGTGAGAAAATCACAG
- the rpsE gene encoding 30S ribosomal protein S5, translating into MATGGRRKSNRVKEKETNWQERVIQIRRVSKVVKGGKKLSFRAVVAVGNERGQVGIGVGKAGDVIGAVKKGVADGKKHLIDVPLTNSNSIPHPINGSGGGAKVIMRPAAPGTGVIAGGAVRTVLELAGVRNVLAKQLGSNNPLNNARAAVNALSTLRTFSEVAEERGIPIENLYA; encoded by the coding sequence ATGGCAACTGGTGGTCGTCGTAAAAGTAACCGTGTAAAAGAAAAAGAAACTAACTGGCAAGAGCGAGTGATTCAAATTCGCCGTGTCAGCAAGGTAGTAAAAGGTGGTAAGAAACTCAGCTTTCGTGCAGTTGTCGCAGTTGGTAACGAGCGCGGTCAAGTCGGTATTGGCGTGGGTAAAGCGGGAGATGTCATTGGTGCGGTAAAAAAAGGTGTCGCCGATGGTAAAAAGCATCTCATCGATGTTCCTCTCACCAATTCCAACTCGATTCCCCACCCTATCAACGGTAGTGGTGGTGGTGCAAAAGTCATCATGCGCCCAGCAGCCCCTGGAACAGGTGTAATTGCAGGTGGTGCAGTACGTACTGTGCTAGAACTTGCTGGCGTGCGCAATGTACTAGCCAAGCAACTTGGTTCGAATAACCCACTCAACAACGCTCGCGCAGCGGTTAACGCACTATCAACTCTTCGGACTTTTTCCGAAGTTGCAGAAGAGCGTGGCATTCCAATTGAAAACCTCTACGCTTAA
- the rplR gene encoding 50S ribosomal protein L18 — protein MKLDRRESKKIRHRRIRGKVSGSPERPRLAVFRSHQHIYAQVIDDTQHHTLVAASSLEPTLKQSLKSGATCEASTEVGKLIAQRSLAKGISKVVFDRGGNLYHGRVKALAEAAREAGLDF, from the coding sequence ATGAAATTAGATCGGAGAGAATCGAAAAAAATTCGACATCGCCGCATTCGAGGAAAAGTCAGCGGTTCCCCAGAACGTCCTCGTTTAGCTGTGTTTCGTTCGCACCAACATATCTACGCGCAGGTGATTGACGATACACAACACCACACACTTGTTGCGGCTTCGTCGCTAGAGCCAACTTTGAAGCAATCGTTGAAATCTGGCGCAACTTGCGAAGCCTCTACTGAGGTTGGAAAATTAATTGCGCAGCGATCGCTCGCAAAAGGCATCTCTAAAGTTGTGTTTGACCGCGGAGGAAACTTGTATCACGGTCGCGTCAAAGCCCTGGCTGAAGCGGCGCGCGAAGCAGGATTAGATTTTTAA
- the rplF gene encoding 50S ribosomal protein L6, giving the protein MSRIGKRPITIPAKVQVTIDGSQVTVKGPKGELSRELPSAVTIEQEGDTLLVKRKDDSRIARQMHGLSRTLVANMVDGVSQGFQRRLEIQGVGYRAAVQGRNLTLNVGYSHPVQIEPPEGIQLAVENNTNVIVSGFDKELVGNTAAKIRDVRPPEPYKGKGIRYAGEFVRRKAGKAGKK; this is encoded by the coding sequence ATGTCTCGAATCGGTAAGCGCCCAATTACAATCCCCGCCAAAGTACAAGTTACGATTGACGGGTCACAAGTTACAGTTAAAGGACCAAAAGGCGAACTTTCGCGCGAACTGCCTTCTGCAGTCACCATTGAGCAAGAAGGCGATACGCTGCTAGTTAAAAGAAAAGACGACTCGCGGATAGCCCGCCAGATGCATGGTTTATCGCGCACGCTGGTCGCTAATATGGTTGATGGTGTCTCACAAGGATTTCAACGTCGGCTAGAAATTCAAGGAGTCGGCTATCGTGCCGCGGTTCAAGGTCGCAATCTAACACTTAACGTAGGATACAGCCATCCAGTACAAATCGAACCACCGGAAGGAATTCAACTTGCTGTAGAAAACAATACGAACGTCATTGTTAGCGGTTTCGATAAAGAACTGGTAGGCAATACGGCGGCAAAAATTCGCGATGTTCGCCCGCCCGAACCATATAAAGGTAAAGGCATTCGCTACGCTGGTGAATTTGTCAGACGTAAAGCTGGTAAGGCAGGTAAGAAGTAA
- the rpsH gene encoding 30S ribosomal protein S8 → MAANDTIADMLTRIRNANMARHQTTQIPATKMTRSIAQVLKDEGFIADFEEVGEGVKRNLVISLKYKGKNRQPLITALKRISKPGLRVYSNRKELPRVLGGIGIAIISTSSGIMTDREARRQGLGGEVLCYVW, encoded by the coding sequence ATGGCGGCTAACGACACAATTGCAGATATGCTGACGCGCATCCGCAATGCTAATATGGCGCGGCATCAGACAACACAGATACCAGCCACAAAGATGACCCGCAGCATTGCTCAAGTATTAAAAGACGAAGGGTTTATCGCCGATTTTGAAGAGGTAGGCGAAGGCGTAAAACGTAACTTAGTTATCTCGCTCAAATACAAAGGTAAAAATCGCCAGCCTTTAATTACTGCGTTAAAGCGCATTAGCAAACCAGGTTTACGCGTTTACTCGAACCGCAAAGAGTTACCACGCGTACTCGGTGGCATCGGTATTGCGATTATTTCGACTTCTAGCGGCATCATGACCGATCGCGAAGCCCGACGTCAAGGCTTAGGCGGTGAAGTGCTTTGCTATGTTTGGTGA